The Tripterygium wilfordii isolate XIE 37 chromosome 4, ASM1340144v1, whole genome shotgun sequence genome has a window encoding:
- the LOC119997210 gene encoding uncharacterized protein LOC119997210 produces the protein MPKKDLLLCSSRPNKSKAKVDLFCCIKAKVDDNLGERDSDTKCYECLQAPETASKPFCCNEVNLSNENQAELSRMSLENTTVEEKPTEPNSSTPHDGCRIAVGNSQTESSRRSLTDLRTARKRGKFPPGKPSQAQQHQICQRNKGYAKKSVRSTAAARWQVKPIQVEANVAQPVKQSAKHINPPSKVQLNKVAQPVKESAMHINPPSDGVRKSFEQNKVAQPVKESATHINPSSDGIRKSIQQNKVAQPVKESEIHINPPTNGVRKSIQQNKVSQPIKSSGANKTVRTVNPQKVWRVKEKNEATKSSPKPCSKPEAQRQKKKGFSKRSRKPSSKPASQRHHIKWHGFDESIGWSCCLCEDDLAHSPTEEEHETDKFPDVAVLSCGHAFHDVCLQLSTSNLQCSDPPCIICASFSS, from the exons ATGCCAAAAAAAGATTTGCTGCTTTGTTCTTCTAGgccaaacaaaagtaaagcaaAGGTAGATCTTTTTTGTTGCATTAAGGCAAAGGTAGATGATAATTTAGGTGAAAGGGATTCAGACACAAAGTGCTATGAATGTTTGCAAGCACCCGAGACTGCTTCAAAACCCTTTTGCTGCAATGAGGTTAATTTGTCAAATGAGAATCAAGCAGAGTTGTCAAGGATGAGTTTGGAAAATACAACTGTCGAAGAGAAACCCACGGAACCAAATTCATCGACACCACATGATGGTTGCAGAATTGCAGTTGGGAACTCCCAAACCGAATCATCGAGACGTTCTCTGACAGATTTGCGCACAGCAAGGAAAAGAGGGAAATTTCCACCAG GTAAGCCAAGTCAAGCTCAACAGCATCAAATCTGTCAAAGGAACAAAGGGTATGCAAAGAAATCTGTGAGGAGTACTGCTGCAGCCCGTTGGCAAGTGAAACCAATTCAAGTGGAAGCAAATGTTGCACAGCCAGTTAAGCAGAGTGCAAAGCATATTAATCCACCCTCCAAGGTCCAACTGAATAAAGTTGCACAGCCAGTTAAGGAGAGTGCAATGCATATAAATCCTCCTTCCGATGGAGTTCGGAAGTCTTTCGAACAGAATAAAGTTGCACAGCCAGTTAAGGAGAGTGCAACGCATATAAATCCATCTTCTGATGGAATTCGGAAGTCTATCCAACAGAATAAAGTTGCACAGCCAGTTAAGGAGAgtgaaattcatataaatcCACCTACCAATGGAGTTCGGAAGTCTATCCAACAGAATAAAGTTTCACAACCCATCAAGTCGAGTGGAGCTAACAAAACTGTCAGAACTGTAAATCCCCAGAAAGTTTGGCGGGTAAAGGAAAAGAATGAAGCTACCAAAAGTTCACCTAAACCATGCTCAAAACCAGAAGCTCAAAGACAGAAAAAGAAGGGATTTTCCAAACGTTCACGTAAGCCAAGCTCAAAAcctgcatctcaaagacatcaTATCAAGTGGCATG GTTTTGATGAATCAATTGGATGGAGCTGTTGCCTTTGCGAGGATGATCTTGCACATTCTCCCACTGAGGAGGAACATGAAACAGATAAGTTTCCAGATGTTGCTGTACTTTCATGCGGTCATGCTTTCCACGATGTGTGCTTGCAACTTTCCACTTCCAATCTGCAATGCAGTGATCCTCCTTGCATTATTTGTGCCAGTTTCTCGTCTTGA